The sequence below is a genomic window from Actinokineospora baliensis.
CGCGCGGGCGGCGTCGATCGCGCGGGCAGCGTCCTCCCCGTGGGCGAACGGCGGCAGGCCCGCCACCGCGACCAGGCAGGTGCCGTGGTCGTCGACACTGACGTCCAGCAGGTCGATGTCCCTGCGGCCCAGGTGGTGCTGGCTGATCCGCACCACCTCGTGCGCGCGCCGCGTGTCCGCCACCGCGTCGAACCCCGGGACGTGCATGAACAGCGCGGTCACGGTGCGCAGTTCGGCCAGCCACGACCGCTGTCCGTGCGCCAGCCTGGCGAGCACGGTCGCGGGCAGGTACGGCCGGAGCACGTCGATCGGCGGCAACTCGGCGGGTACCACCGCGCCGGGCAACACCGCGGGTCGATCCGGCAGCTCGGCGAGCTCCGGGGCCAGCCCCACTCGCCCGACGCCTGCCAGCCTGCCCGCCACGGACGCCGCCGCCAGCGCGGCACCGTCGAGCACGCAGTGCCTGCGCCCCCCGACACCACCCAACTCGACCCCGCACAACTCCCCGGCGCCGATGCCGAACCGGGTGACCAGGCGAATCCGGCCGGTCGGCTTGCCCGCCGCCAACTCCGCGGCGCAGGCCTTCGCATTGTGGGCGGCGGCGGCGAGATCGCCCGCACCGGATTCCCACAGTGCCACCAGGGCGTCACCGGCGAAGTTCACCACCTCGCCGCCGTGGCGGCCGATGACGTCGATGAGCCGGGCGTAGTAGCGGTTCAGCGCGCGGCTGAGCACATCAACCCCGTCGGGCCCCCGCGCGGCCAACCGTTCGCAGAGCGCGGTGAACCCCGAAACGTCCGCCACCATGACCGCGCCGCGCAGCCGACGGGCAGCGGGGAGGTCCGGCAGTCCACTGCCGGAAAGCCGCCGAAGGACGTAGGGGGGCACGAATCCCGCGAGGCCCCCGACCTCCGGCACGTCAGGGCTTCAGGGGCACGAGCGGGGTGAGCGGGTACTCGTAGTAGGGCGGCACCGGCTTGGGATCGATGGCGACCACGACGACCCGCGGCTTCGTCCCCTTGGCGGTGAACGCCTCCGTCAGCGTCTTGGCGAGGTGTTCGGGCGCCGACACGGACCACGCGTCGGCGCCCAACGACCGCGCGTAGGCCACCAGGTCGGGCTTGCCGATGCTGTAGTACCCGGTCCAGTCCTGCCCGGGGTCGAACCTCGCCATCCCCTGATCGGCCATGACGTGGCTGTCGTCGTTGAGCACGACCCACACCGCGGCCACCTCGTTGTGCGCGGCCGTCGACACCTCACTGCCGTGCATCAGGAACGCCGCGTCCCCGGTGATGGCCACGCAGGTCTGGCGCGGCTGGGCCAACTTCGCCCCGACCACGGCGCTGACCGCGAACCCCATCGGCGCCATCGCCGGGGAGTTGTGCATCTCGGCGGGCGGATCGATCGTGAGGTAGTGCAAGGACCACCCGGCGCAGTTGCCGCTGTCGACGAACACGTGGGACTCGGCGGGGAGGGTGGCGTTGATCGCCGACATCAGGTCCGTTGGCGCGATCCCCCGGTCGACCGGGGCTGTTCCCGCGGTCGCCACGGCCGGGGGGAGGGTCGACGAGAACGTCCGCTTGATCTGGGCGATCCACTCCCGCCTGCCCTTGGCCGACCCGGGCACCTCGGCCACCATGCCCTTGGCGTAGAAGGTGCCGATGGTCCGGCCGATGTCGGCCACGATGCCCTGGGTGATGGGGAAGCTGCGGCCGATCACGGCGGGGTCGAGGTCGACCTGGATGAAGGGGCCGCGCGCCGGGACGAGCTGCCGGTCGAAGGTGTTGGCGGGCAGCAGGGTCGACGACGTCGCCGCTTGTCCGAGCTTCGACCCGAGCACCAGCAGCCCGTCGTAGTCCGGCAGGCCCTTCTGCGGCGTCACGTAGGTGAACGCCCACGGGCAGCCCGACACGCCGTAGTTGCGCAACGAGAGGTAGTGGCTCTCGGGGAACAGGCCCTTGGCCGCCGGGGTGGTCATGACCGGGATCTCGAAGCGCTCGACGAACCGCTGGAACCGGGTGGCCACCGACCGGTCGCGCAGGGCGTACCTGCACCCGTTGCCCAGCAGGATGAGCGGCCGTTCGGCCAGCAGCAGGCGGTGCAGGGCGAAGGAGACACCGGTCGTGTCGTCGTTGCTCGGGGTGACCCGGTAGCGGCCGGTCGACGTCGGGAACTGGACCCTGGGCAACACCTGCGCCGACACATCACTCGGCAGGCTGACGTGCACAGCGGCGCCGGGAACCGACCGCGCGTCGCGCAGCGCCTGCTGGAACAGGGTGGGGAAACTCCCGGCGTCGTCGACGAGCACGCTGTAGCCGTTGGCGGCCCGGTAGACGGCGTGGACGTCGAGTTCGCCGTCGACGCCCTCCTGCAGGAACCCCTTCCCGAAGTACACCCGCGGTGCCTCGCCCGCCAGGGTCAACAGCGGGGTCCCGTTGTTGTGCGCGTTCATCGCGCCGGTGAGGGCGTTCGTGGCGCCGGGGCCGGAGGTCACCAGGACCACGCCGAGCTCGCGCTCACCCACCCTGGCGTAGCCGTCGGCCATGTACGCCGCCCCGGACTCGTGCCGCGCGATGACGTAGCGGGGCCCGGACTCGCGGCGCAACTTGTCCAGGATGAGCACCAGCGAGGCACCGGGCACACCGAAGATCGTGGTGACCCCCTCCAACCTGAGGTACCTCAGCACCAACTCGGCGGGGGTGACGTCGCGGAGTTCCTCGTAGTGCGCGAGGTCGTCGATTTCCTGGAGGAAAAGCCCGTCGATGTCGGTGGACAATGGTGAATCGACAACGTCATCGGTCATGACCTCAGCCCATTCTCGTGCGTGTTCGCCACCGGGGTGCCACCATGTACCAGGTCCATCCGGACGGTAGCAGAGATCGATGGAGAAAATGGTCGAGCAGCGGGGGCACACCCACGACCGGTTGACCGACAAGGGGGAAGTCCGGCTGCCCGGCCCGGCCGTGCGGTCCACGGCGGACAGTCCACCGAGCGCGGCCACGGTGCGCGCGTTGGCCGCGGTGCCCGCGTTCGCCGATCTCGAGCCGTCGACGCTCGTGGAACTGGCGGCGGTGTGCGGGCACCGGTGCTACCCCAAGGGGCAGGTCATCTTCCACCGCGGCGACCCCGGCGACTACCTCTACGTCCTCGTGGAGGGTCGGGTGATGGTCGCGCTGTTCTCCGCCACCGGGGGGCGGATGGTGGTGGACACCTGCGCACCGCCCGCGGTGTTCGGCGAGGTCGCGCTGCTCGACGGCGGGGTGCGCACGGCGTCGGTGGAAACCTTGGCGCCCACCAGGGTGTTGACGGTGGGGCGGGCCGACTTCCTCGCCCTGGTGCGCGACCACCCGGCGCTGCTGGAGTCGCTGCTGCGGGTGGTGGGCCTGCTGTTGCGCCAGACCCTGGAGCGCAATAGCGATCTGATGTTCCTCGACCTGCAGGGGCGGGTCGCGAAGAACCTGGTCCAGTTGGCCACCAGCCGCGGCGTGGTCACCCCGGCGGGGGTGACGGTGGAGTTGGGCATCACGCAGGCGGCGTTCTCCGACATGGTCGGCGGTTCCCGGCCGATGGTGAACCAGATCCTGCGCGGCCTGGTCAACCGCGGGCTGCTGTCGCTGCACGGGCGCACCGTCACGGTGCACGACCTCCCGGGACTGCGGCACCGCGCCGGGCTGTAGCGGTTGTCAGATTTCGAACACCCCCGGCGTTAGCGAGCTGACTGCGCCGCGCGGCGGTCACGCGGGACCATTCCCGCGAATCCGCGAGACCCCGACCACACAATGTCAGCACCGAGGTTTCTCCCACCACTCAGCTGAGTGAACCAATACCAGAAGGATTACCCAGGATGGGCGATCAGGAAAAGCGTGACATCGCGATCGTCGGCGGTGGGGTGTCCGGCCTCTACGCCGCCTGGCGCATCCTGACCGACGCGCGCACCCGGCGCGGACCGCTACCGCGGGTGGTGGTCCACGAGTCGGCCGACCGGGTCGGCGGCCGCCTGCAGACCTGGCTGCCGCTCGGCCGCGACGGCGGGGTCCGGGCCGAGCTCGGCGGTATGCGGTTCCTCGACGCCCAACGCCTGCTGGTCGGCCTGCTGCCCCGGCTGGGCCTGCTCGACATCGAGCCGTTCCCCGTCGACGGGGACAACCTCCGGTTGCTGCTGCGCGGGCGCGCAACCCCGTTGACCACGCCGGACCCCACCGAGCGGTACGAGGTGTCCGCCTCGGTGCGCGGCAAGACCGCGGGCGCCGTGCTCGACGAACTGATCCTCGAGGTGCTGGGGACCGAGGCGAACCGGCGGGTGCTGCGGCAGCGGATCGGCAAGGACCTGCCGACCGACCGCCGCGAGTGGGACGAGGTGAAGAGCGGGCTGACCTGGCGCGGTCGCGGCCTGTGGGAGGTGGGGTTCTGGAACCTGATCAGCGACCTCCGCGACCCGGAGACCCACCAATACCTCTGCGACGCGTTCGGCTACTACAGCATGGCCGCCAACTGGAACTCGGCCGAGGTCATGCAGGAGACCCTGCTCGACTTCGGCGGCGGCTCGGCGTACCGCACCCTCGGCGCGGGCATGCAGGCCCTCCCGGACACCCTCGCCAGGCGGGTGCGCGAGCTCGGGGGCGAGATCGAGCTGGACACCCGGCTCGACTCCTTCGACCTCGGCCAGGACTCCCGCCCAGTCCTGCGCCTGGTCGGGCCGCACGGTGTGCGGACACGCGCGGTCGACGAACTGGTCCTAGGCCTGCCGCGGCGCGCGCTCGAACTGCTCGCCCCCAGCAAGGCGTTTGACCTGGTCGCCGACAGCACCCTGCGCGCACTGGTGCGGACGGTCGCGCCGGTCCCGATCTTCAAGCTCTTCCTCTGGTACCCCCAACGGTGGTGGGAGCGGTTCGGCATCACCCAGGGGCGCTCGGTGTCCGACCTGCCGATCCGGCAGACCTACTACTTCGCGCCCAGCGGGTCGTCGCCGACCCCGGCCGGGCTCCTGATGGCCTCCTACGACGACGCCAGGGCGGTGCAGTACTGGCAGGGGCTCATCCCCCGCGGCGAACGCGGTCCCGACGAGGTGCACGCGGCCATGCGCGGGCTCGCCGAGCGAGTGGGGTGGACGGAGGAGGTCCCGTACCCGCCACCGCACCTGCAGGTCGCGGGGGCCGACATGTGCAGGCACGCCAAGGCCCAACTCGCGCGGCTGCACGGCGTGCGGGAGGACGAGATCCCCGACCCGGAGGTCGGTGCCTTCGCGGACTGGACGCGCGACCCGTACGGCGGGGGCCGGCACTTCTGGGTACCCGGCGTGGACGTGCGGGGGGCGATGACGCGGATCAAGCAGCCGCTGGGCCCCCACGCGCACGTGTACGTGGTCGGGGAGGCCTACTCCGGTATGCAGGGGTGGATCGAAGGTGCGCTGACCGCCACGGAGGTGGCGTTGCAGCGGTACTTCGCGCTCGACCGCCCGCAGTGGCTGCCCGCCGACTACTACCTCGGCTGGTAGGCCGCCCCGATGAACGCGCCGCACATCTCGCTGACCGGTGACGTCCGCGTCGAACTACCCGGTCGTCCGATCGCCGGGGGAAGCCCCGCGCTGCGGTCGCTGCAGGCGCGGACCGTGCTGGCGGTGCTCGTCCTCGAACGACCGCGCCCGGTCCGACGCGACGAACTGGCCGAGGTGCTCTGGCCAGACGACCGCCCGGCTTCCTGGGAGTCGGTGCTGCGCACAGCCGTCGCGCGGGTGCGAACCGCCTTGGCCGAGGCCGGGCTGGACCCGCG
It includes:
- a CDS encoding Crp/Fnr family transcriptional regulator, producing the protein MEKMVEQRGHTHDRLTDKGEVRLPGPAVRSTADSPPSAATVRALAAVPAFADLEPSTLVELAAVCGHRCYPKGQVIFHRGDPGDYLYVLVEGRVMVALFSATGGRMVVDTCAPPAVFGEVALLDGGVRTASVETLAPTRVLTVGRADFLALVRDHPALLESLLRVVGLLLRQTLERNSDLMFLDLQGRVAKNLVQLATSRGVVTPAGVTVELGITQAAFSDMVGGSRPMVNQILRGLVNRGLLSLHGRTVTVHDLPGLRHRAGL
- a CDS encoding flavin monoamine oxidase family protein translates to MGDQEKRDIAIVGGGVSGLYAAWRILTDARTRRGPLPRVVVHESADRVGGRLQTWLPLGRDGGVRAELGGMRFLDAQRLLVGLLPRLGLLDIEPFPVDGDNLRLLLRGRATPLTTPDPTERYEVSASVRGKTAGAVLDELILEVLGTEANRRVLRQRIGKDLPTDRREWDEVKSGLTWRGRGLWEVGFWNLISDLRDPETHQYLCDAFGYYSMAANWNSAEVMQETLLDFGGGSAYRTLGAGMQALPDTLARRVRELGGEIELDTRLDSFDLGQDSRPVLRLVGPHGVRTRAVDELVLGLPRRALELLAPSKAFDLVADSTLRALVRTVAPVPIFKLFLWYPQRWWERFGITQGRSVSDLPIRQTYYFAPSGSSPTPAGLLMASYDDARAVQYWQGLIPRGERGPDEVHAAMRGLAERVGWTEEVPYPPPHLQVAGADMCRHAKAQLARLHGVREDEIPDPEVGAFADWTRDPYGGGRHFWVPGVDVRGAMTRIKQPLGPHAHVYVVGEAYSGMQGWIEGALTATEVALQRYFALDRPQWLPADYYLGW
- a CDS encoding thiamine pyrophosphate-binding protein; this encodes MTDDVVDSPLSTDIDGLFLQEIDDLAHYEELRDVTPAELVLRYLRLEGVTTIFGVPGASLVLILDKLRRESGPRYVIARHESGAAYMADGYARVGERELGVVLVTSGPGATNALTGAMNAHNNGTPLLTLAGEAPRVYFGKGFLQEGVDGELDVHAVYRAANGYSVLVDDAGSFPTLFQQALRDARSVPGAAVHVSLPSDVSAQVLPRVQFPTSTGRYRVTPSNDDTTGVSFALHRLLLAERPLILLGNGCRYALRDRSVATRFQRFVERFEIPVMTTPAAKGLFPESHYLSLRNYGVSGCPWAFTYVTPQKGLPDYDGLLVLGSKLGQAATSSTLLPANTFDRQLVPARGPFIQVDLDPAVIGRSFPITQGIVADIGRTIGTFYAKGMVAEVPGSAKGRREWIAQIKRTFSSTLPPAVATAGTAPVDRGIAPTDLMSAINATLPAESHVFVDSGNCAGWSLHYLTIDPPAEMHNSPAMAPMGFAVSAVVGAKLAQPRQTCVAITGDAAFLMHGSEVSTAAHNEVAAVWVVLNDDSHVMADQGMARFDPGQDWTGYYSIGKPDLVAYARSLGADAWSVSAPEHLAKTLTEAFTAKGTKPRVVVVAIDPKPVPPYYEYPLTPLVPLKP